A region from the Symphalangus syndactylus isolate Jambi chromosome 2, NHGRI_mSymSyn1-v2.1_pri, whole genome shotgun sequence genome encodes:
- the SDHAF4 gene encoding succinate dehydrogenase assembly factor 4, mitochondrial, which translates to MTPSRLPWLLSWVSATAWRAARSPILCHSLRKTSSSQGGKSELVKQSLKKPKLPEGRFDAPEDSHVEKEPLEKFPDDVNPVTKEKGGPRGPEPTRYGDWERKGRCIDF; encoded by the exons ATGACCCCATCGAGGCTTCCCTGGTTGCTTAGCTGGGTCTCGGCCACTGCGTGGAGAGCGGCAA GATCACCCATTCTGTGTCATTCTCTGAGGAAAACAAGTTCTTCTCAAGGAGGAAAGTCTGAACTTGTCAAACAGTCCCTTAAGAAGCCGAAGTTACCAGAAGGTCGTTTTGATGCACCAGAGGATTCCCACGTAGAGAAAGAACCACTGGAAA AATTTCCAGATGATGTTAATCCAGTGACCAAAGAAAAAGGTGGACCCAGGGGCCCAGAACCTACCCGATATGGAGATTGGGAACGAAAAGGACGCTGTATTGATTTTTAA